The Desulfarculaceae bacterium genome window below encodes:
- a CDS encoding ABC transporter substrate-binding protein — MPKKGFTRRQFVKAGLLTSAGAAVGAGALKPTGLWAATPKVKGPVKVGYQAIMSGTLAGYGEFHKMGATMAMEEINKAGGIAGVPLEVDFRDSTLKKPQAIKNARYFVDSWGADFLAGVDSSGQALALAPVMAQLGKPLMVTHAATEKLTEIEVFKKGIKEIFRICTPTYQDGNAAAFVAQGLPAKKWATISPKYEYGYTCWKMFKDTLGKLKPGTEFVAESWAPFGTTDFRAHINTILDAKPDGLYSVEWAGELITMIKQAKQAGLFKQIKHIMLPVGAAMDVLEGLGAEMPDGVWISGRYFFMFPNDQRNIDWVARFKKRWNHYPAYVSETGYSAMYAYKQAVEAAGSKEAKAVIGALEGMKMGSPAGERVFRKEDHQAMYEVPWGLTAANPKYPFKVMGKQVVIPPSQFFNRPPFEGPGTHPPFKG, encoded by the coding sequence ATGCCAAAAAAGGGATTCACCAGAAGGCAATTCGTTAAGGCCGGTCTGCTCACCAGCGCGGGCGCGGCCGTGGGCGCGGGCGCGCTCAAGCCCACCGGCCTGTGGGCCGCCACGCCCAAGGTCAAGGGCCCGGTCAAGGTCGGCTACCAGGCCATCATGTCCGGCACCCTGGCCGGCTACGGCGAGTTCCACAAGATGGGCGCCACCATGGCCATGGAGGAGATCAACAAGGCGGGCGGTATCGCCGGGGTGCCCTTGGAGGTCGACTTCCGCGACTCCACCCTGAAAAAGCCCCAGGCCATCAAAAACGCCCGCTACTTCGTGGACTCCTGGGGCGCCGACTTCCTGGCCGGCGTGGACTCCTCGGGCCAGGCCCTGGCCCTGGCCCCGGTGATGGCCCAGCTCGGCAAGCCGCTGATGGTAACCCACGCGGCCACCGAGAAGCTCACCGAGATCGAGGTGTTCAAAAAGGGCATCAAGGAAATCTTCCGCATCTGCACCCCCACCTACCAGGACGGCAACGCGGCCGCCTTCGTGGCCCAGGGCCTCCCGGCCAAGAAGTGGGCCACCATCAGCCCCAAGTACGAGTACGGCTACACCTGCTGGAAGATGTTCAAGGACACCCTGGGCAAGCTCAAGCCGGGCACCGAGTTCGTGGCCGAGTCCTGGGCTCCCTTCGGCACCACCGACTTCAGGGCCCACATCAACACCATCCTGGACGCCAAGCCCGACGGCCTCTACTCGGTGGAGTGGGCCGGTGAGCTGATCACCATGATCAAGCAGGCCAAGCAGGCCGGCCTGTTCAAGCAGATCAAGCACATCATGCTGCCCGTGGGCGCGGCCATGGACGTCCTGGAGGGCCTGGGCGCCGAGATGCCCGACGGCGTGTGGATCTCGGGCCGCTACTTCTTCATGTTCCCCAACGACCAGCGCAACATCGACTGGGTGGCCCGCTTCAAGAAGCGTTGGAACCACTACCCGGCCTATGTCTCCGAGACCGGCTACTCGGCCATGTACGCCTACAAGCAGGCGGTGGAGGCCGCGGGCTCCAAGGAGGCCAAGGCGGTCATCGGCGCGCTGGAAGGCATGAAGATGGGCAGCCCGGCCGGCGAGCGCGTCTTCCGCAAGGAAGACCACCAGGCCATGTACGAGGTTCCCTGGGGCCTCACCGCCGCCAACCCCAAGTACCCCTTCAAGGTCATGGGCAAGCAGGTGGTCATTCCGCCGTCCCAGTTCTTCAACCGGCCGCCCTTCGAGGGACCCGGCACGCATCCCCCCTTTAAGGGGTAA